The DNA region ATTCTGCCTCCGCCCTGCCAATGCGCCCGAGCGAGGACGCGGCGGCCAGGCCCGCGAGCCGGCCCTCCTCCATGGCGCTCGACGCCTCTTCCACCCCGGTGATGTCGCCGGCGACGAACAGGCCCGCCGTGGTGGTCTCCATTTCGCGGTTGTGAACCGGGATAAAGCCTCCGAGCCGGGAGTTGTGGATGAACTCGCACCCGGCCATCCACGCCAGTTCCGCCAGCGGGGTCAGCCCGACCGCAAGGCAGATGGTGTCAGCCCTGAATGTCCGCTCCGATCCCGAGACCGGTCGCCACGATTCGTCCAGCATCCCGATGGTGACCTCGGCGACCCGGCCCGGCCCGGTAGCCCGCAGAACCGTGTGTGAGCGGTAAATTGGGACTCCGGCCCGCCGGAGCTTGGACGCGTGCACTCCATAGCCGCCGATCTTCGGAGCGGCCTCAACCACGGCGACGACGTTGGCCCCTGCCTGAAGCAACTGGTACGAGACGATAAGCCCGACGTTCCCCGAGCCCACCATCACGACGTCCGAGCCCGGCAGCACCCTGTGCACGTTTATCATCGTCTGGGCCGCACCCGCCCCCATGACCCCCGGGAGGGTCCAACCGGGGAACGGTATCGAGTTCTCAGACGCCCCGGTAGCCAGTAGTACCCTGTCAGCCTGCACCTTCTCGTGCCGGTCTCCTCGGTTGACGGCGAGTGTCCACCCCGGAAACAGACCGTAGACCTGCGAGTCCAGCCAGACCTCCACCCCCGTATCGCTCAGGGTGGACAGCATCCGCCGGCCTATCTCAAACCCCCTGGTGCCCGCCTGATGCTCCGAGGAACCGAAAAACTTGTGGATCTGTTTGAACAGCTGGCCGCCCGGCTTCAGGTTCTCGTCTATGACGACAGTCCGGACGCCCGCCGAGCCTGCCTCGATGGCCGCCGCCAGGCCCGCGGGGCCCGCCCCGACGACCGCTAGTTCGAATCGCCGCAACCGGAATCACTCCATTCGCCCAGACCGTGTTGCGTCCGGACTATCATGCCGTCCCTCGCCGGGGTGACGCACGTGCGCACGTTCGGGACGCCGTCCACGGTCATGACACAGTCGGTGCAGCGCCCGATCGCGCAGAACACCCCTCTGGGCTCGTGCCTCACGGGTGTCGTCCTGAATGACGCCACCCCCGCCGCCATCAGGGCGGCCGCGATGGGCTCCCCCTCAATGGCCTCCACTGGGCGACCGTCGAAGTCGATGATTACCGTGCGATCCGCCGGCGCCGCCCCCAGGATGGGATGGTCGATTATCCTCCACGTGGCCAAGCAGGCCTCGCCCCCTACACGTATGCAGATGCAGATTGCTTCAATAAGATTGGAGCAATATCCGTGCCAGGCGCAGAAACGAAAACGCCGCGGCGAGAAACCGCAGCGTTGTTGGGCGAGCAAAGCCGGGGCGTCCTGTCCGAATACCCCAGCGTGCCTTCTTATTTCAAGAATTTATTACTAGGCTTTAGAATTGCCGTCTCCATTGATGGCGTACAGGCGCATCTTGTTGTAGAGAGTAGCCAGGGAGATCCCGAGCGCCCTGGCGGCCATTCGCTTGCCTTCGGTCGAGTTGCCGTATTGCAGGATAGCCCTTCGCAGGGCGTCGCGCTCGAGGCCGGCGAGGTTCAACCCCGCCTCCCGGTTCCCCCACGCCGGACTCCGGTCCCCGTGCGGAAGGCATGCCTGCAGGTTCGTGGCCGAGATCACATCCTCCTCGCTCAGCAACACTGCCCTCTCGAGCACGTTCGCCAGCTCGCGGACGTTTCCGGGCCAGTGATGACCAGTCAGCAACCGCATCGCTTCCGGCAGTATTCCCGTGACGCTCTTTCCGAGTCGCCTGTTGAGCTGCTCGATGAACCGTTCCACCAGCATGGGGATATCTTCCACGCGCTCCCTCAAAGACGGAACGTTGAGCGCCACCACGTTCAGCCGGTAGAAGAGGTCCTCCCTGAACCGGCCAGCCGCCACGTCGGCCTTGAGGTCCCTGTTTGTGGCAGCAAGTATCCGGACGTCGACGGTTATCGGCTTCGTTCCACCGAGCCGCTCGAATTCCCTGAACTGCAGGAGGCGCAGCAGCTTGG from Bacillota bacterium includes:
- a CDS encoding FAD-dependent oxidoreductase; protein product: MRRFELAVVGAGPAGLAAAIEAGSAGVRTVVIDENLKPGGQLFKQIHKFFGSSEHQAGTRGFEIGRRMLSTLSDTGVEVWLDSQVYGLFPGWTLAVNRGDRHEKVQADRVLLATGASENSIPFPGWTLPGVMGAGAAQTMINVHRVLPGSDVVMVGSGNVGLIVSYQLLQAGANVVAVVEAAPKIGGYGVHASKLRRAGVPIYRSHTVLRATGPGRVAEVTIGMLDESWRPVSGSERTFRADTICLAVGLTPLAELAWMAGCEFIHNSRLGGFIPVHNREMETTTAGLFVAGDITGVEEASSAMEEGRLAGLAAASSLGRIGRAEAESRMQRVWDRLCQLREGPFGVHRRQAKDDILRKFEVRAGDCATSEKPAAGKECAG
- a CDS encoding (2Fe-2S)-binding protein; this encodes MATWRIIDHPILGAAPADRTVIIDFDGRPVEAIEGEPIAAALMAAGVASFRTTPVRHEPRGVFCAIGRCTDCVMTVDGVPNVRTCVTPARDGMIVRTQHGLGEWSDSGCGDSN